A portion of the Magnetovibrio sp. genome contains these proteins:
- a CDS encoding cytochrome C translates to MSSPLKKVTRAKALAMLGVAATIAYATPALLPIGEAKASGASPRFTVQDPVTAKECGDCHMAYPATFLPAGSWNTMMGNLSNHFGEDATLDDATRQHITAYLTANAGRGDSGILRISEQRWFIGEHRREVSKRAMDRAKTWANCQACHPRAAKGDFGD, encoded by the coding sequence ATGTCCAGCCCCCTTAAAAAGGTAACCCGCGCCAAGGCCCTGGCCATGTTGGGCGTTGCCGCAACCATCGCTTACGCCACCCCGGCCCTGCTGCCGATCGGTGAGGCCAAAGCATCCGGCGCCAGCCCGCGCTTCACCGTTCAAGATCCGGTGACGGCCAAGGAATGCGGCGACTGCCACATGGCCTATCCGGCGACATTCCTGCCGGCAGGATCGTGGAACACCATGATGGGCAACCTATCCAACCATTTCGGTGAAGATGCCACCCTCGACGACGCCACCCGTCAGCACATCACCGCCTATCTCACCGCCAACGCCGGTCGCGGCGACAGCGGCATTCTGCGCATTTCAGAACAGCGCTGGTTTATCGGCGAACATCGCCGTGAAGTGAGCAAACGCGCCATGGATCGCGCCAAAACCTGGGCCAACTGCCAAGCCTGCCACCCCCGCGCCGCCAAGGGCGATTTCGGCGACTGA